The region CTGATGACTCGGAGATGAATGTATCGGGGCGCCCACAAGATTTGCAAAATATTTTCGAAAAGACACACTTCTTAAAGAACAATCTGATGTACCTCTTGAACTTCTGTCCCATGAAGAAGTAGATGACAGGATTGAGACAGCAATGGAAAAATGCTAGAGTTTGAGTCACCTGAGCTGCGTAGTCCAAGTTTTTGCTGGTCAGGCATTCTTCCAAAACGCCCACTTCAGCCAAACATTGTAGGAATTGTACAATGCTATAAGGGGtccaaaacacaaaaaacacaatcatAACAGCAAAGATCATCTTTacagccttcttcttcttttcatttctgcAGTGGAGCAAGGTCATGACTATCCTTGTGTAGCAAAATAACATGACGATGAATGGCACCAGAAGGCCTAAAATGTTGATCTCCAAGGAGGTGAAAAGGTTCCAAGTATTGTCGTTCCTAGGGTATTCTGCTCTGCACATGGTGTAGTTATAGTAGCTAACGGACTTGCTAAATATCAGCTCTGGAACAGATGCCGTTATGGCCACTACCCACACAACAACACTGGCAAGGCTGCCATAGCTGACGGTTCTTGCTTTCAAGGCAAACACGACATGAACAACGGCGAGATACCGGTCGATGCTCATGAGCATGATGAAGAAGATCCCACTGAAAAATCCAATCTTGTACACCCAAGAGACAAATTTACACAAGCCGTCTCCAAACACCCAATTGTCGGCCACATAGTACGACCAGAAGGGAAGAGCAAAGACGAAAAGAAGGTCGGAGATGGCAAGGTTGAGCAGGTAGATATCCGTCATGCTTCTGAGCCTCTTGTATTTGAACAGGACCAAGACAACGAGGGCGTTCCCTGCCAAGCCAAGCAGGAACACCAGGGAGAAAAACGTGGGAAGGAACCAGGACTCAAAATGCCTCACTTCATTTTTGCTGCATGGTTCAGGATCATACTCGTAGCTATCAAAGGTGGAAAATGATGCGTCCCACCCTGTAGCAGCCAGTGCTTCGTCAGTAGAGGTCATTTTCTTTTTGGAACCTAAACAGAAGGATGAAGTGAGTCAAAATGCAAGGTTTCCCCCCCTACCCAGGGTAACGTACAGCACAACCCTTGTCTATTCAGAAATATAACCTTATTGACTACAATGGGGTTTACTGCTAGATAAATGGGATTATGGCCACAGTCATAAATTGCAATCATGTGCACACCTATCTGAGAGGTAGTCCCATGGaaaatggaatttacttctgaataaacttcCTAAAGATTGCACTAGTAATGATTGTTTTgagcaaagatttaaaaaatagaatgagAATTCAGGAGTGAGAAACCTACAGCTCCACAGAGAGCTGATTGCTGGGGATTGCTAAGGATTCCTAAAaaagaatttatatttttttaatatgtctttaaataaaacaatagcaaCTTGGCAATAGATAAATGTCTTTTTGTGCAATGGCCAGTTTTTGACCAAAGAAGGACTAAGAATCTTGGCTTATCTTTCTTAAGATTATGCTTCTCATTGCTTTATAGGTTTGGCAATTGTTTTCAGCAACTTTTAACCTCTTTCACAAATATCTAGAGCATAACTCTTTCTAGTGCTGAATCTTACTATCAATGGCTAACCCACACAAGACTGCTTCCAACTGCTCCTACTTGGAGCTTGTTTCAAGGCTTGCAATTTTGTTTTGAAGGGTTCTGCTGGACAGAGAAACAGTCTGATGTCTGTCATTAATTCACCTTGCTGTACTCATAGTTTTTTTTTACCACCAAGCACTATATACATtctatgaaataaagaaataaagctaAGAACAGGTGGAAATACCCAACGAAACCAGTAAGGGCATGGTCCCAGCATTGACCTCTTCATATTACCATATGGTAAGGATGTCAACGGGTCAGATAAAGGATTTCTCCAGAGCCTTTAGCAGAAGGTTGACATGTAGAAATCTACAGATCAAAACTTTTAATGGCACGGAGATCGACATTATCGCATACTAATATTCTAAGCATGTCAACTTGCTACCACAGGTGCAGTTCAGAAACCAGAAGCAAAAGCCTGATAATCTGTGCCTGATAATCCCCTCCTTGTGAAAAGGATGCCATGTGCACCCACTGCCAAATCCAGGGTT is a window of Zootoca vivipara chromosome 12, rZooViv1.1, whole genome shotgun sequence DNA encoding:
- the LOC118091869 gene encoding C-C chemokine receptor type 4, whose protein sequence is MTSTDEALAATGWDASFSTFDSYEYDPEPCSKNEVRHFESWFLPTFFSLVFLLGLAGNALVVLVLFKYKRLRSMTDIYLLNLAISDLLFVFALPFWSYYVADNWVFGDGLCKFVSWVYKIGFFSGIFFIMLMSIDRYLAVVHVVFALKARTVSYGSLASVVVWVVAITASVPELIFSKSVSYYNYTMCRAEYPRNDNTWNLFTSLEINILGLLVPFIVMLFCYTRIVMTLLHCRNEKKKKAVKMIFAVMIVFFVFWTPYSIVQFLQCLAEVGVLEECLTSKNLDYAAQVTQTLAFFHCCLNPVIYFFMGQKFKRYIRLFFKKCVFSKIFCKSCGRPDTFISESSGSIYTQSTSDEEAL